In Pyrus communis chromosome 8, drPyrComm1.1, whole genome shotgun sequence, one genomic interval encodes:
- the LOC137741980 gene encoding UDP-glycosyltransferase 71K2 gives MKKVELVFIPSPGAGHLVPTLQFAKRLIDRNDRISITILAIQSYFPTTLSSYTKSIAASEPRIRFIDVPQPQDRPPQEMYKSPAKFFSLYIESQVPSVKKIITNLVSSSANSSDSIRVAALVVDFFCVSMIDVAKELNIPSYLFLTSNAGYLAFMLHLPILHEKNQIAVEESDPEWSIPGIVHPVPPRVFPVALTDGRCSAYIKLASRFRETRGIIVNTFVELETHTITSFSTDGGIPPLYPVGPVIDLDDGQAHSNLDQAQRDRIIKWLDDQPQKSVVFLCFGSMGSFRAEQVKEIALGLEQSGQRFLWSLRMPSPIGTVPCDCSNLEEVLPDGFLERTNGKKGLICGWAPQVEILAHSATGGFLSHCGWNSILESLWHGVPITTWPMYAEQQLNAFRMARELGMALEMRLDYKRGSADVVGADEIERAVVGVMEKDSEVRKKVEEMGKMARKAVKDGGSSFASVGRFIEDVIGENSGFK, from the exons ATGAAGAAAGTGGAACTAGTGTTCATCCCATCACCAGGAGCAGGCCACCTTGTGCCAACGCTGCAATTCGCAAAGCGTTTGATCGATCGCAACGACAGAATTTCGATCACCATTCTTGCCATCCAGTCATACTTCCCAACCACTCTAAGTTCATACACAAAATCGATTGCAGCCTCAGAACCCCGAATCCGATTCATTGATGTCCCACAACCTCAAGATCGACCTCCGCAAGAGATGTACAAGTCACCAGCAAAGTTCTTCTCTCTTTACATTGAGAGTCAAGTCCCAAGTGTCAAGAAAATCATCACCAACCTCGTCTCCTCTAGTGCTAATAGTTCAGATTCGATTCGTGTTGCTGCTTTGGTAGTTGATTTCTTCTGTGTGTCCatgattgatgtggccaaagaACTCAATATTCCTTCTTATCTTTTCCTGACAAGCAATGCAGGATATCTAGCTTTCATGCTCCACCTTCCAATTCTTCATGAAAAAAACCAGATTGCTGTTGAAGAATCCGATCCCGAATGGTCAATCCCAG GTATTGTCCACCCTGTTCCTCCTAGAGTTTTTCCAGTGGCTTTGACAGATGGTAGGTGCTCCGCTTACATCAAGTTGGCTTCAAGATTTAGAGAGACCAGAGGCATTATAGTAAACACATTTGTAGAGTTAGAGACACACACTATCACATCGTTTTCCACTGACGGCGGAATCCCTCCGTTGTACCCAGTCGGGCCAGTGATCGACCTGGATGACGGTCAGGCACATTCCAACCTAGACCAGGCACAGCGCGACAGGATCATCAAATGGCTTGATGACCAGCCTCAGAAATCTGttgtgtttttgtgttttggtagCATGGGAAGCTTTAGGGCAGAGCAAGTGAAGGAAATAGCCTTAGGGCTTGAACAAAGTGGGCAGAGGTTTTTATGGTCCCTGCGCATGCCGTCACCCATAGGCACAGTCCCATGTGATTGCTCAAATCTTGAAGAAGTTTTGCCAGATGGGTTCTTGGAGAGGACCAATGGGAAGAAAGGGTTGATATGTGGGTGGGCCCCACAGGTGGAGATCCTGGCCCACAGTGCAACCGGAGGGTTCTTGTCGCACTGCGGGTGGAACTcaatcttggagagcttgtgGCATGGCGTCCCTATTACGACGTGGCCCATGTATGCAGAGCAGCAGCTCAATGCTTTTAGGATGGCGAGGGAGTTGGGGATGGCGTTGGAGATGAGGCTGGATTACAAGAGAGGCAGCGCTGACGTGGTGGGGGCGGACGAGATTGAGAGGGCTGTGGTTGGTGTGATGGAGAAGGATAGTGAGGTGAGGAAGAAGGTGGAAGAGATGGGAAAGATGGCTAGAAAAGCTGTGAAGGATGGAGGGTCTTCATTTGCTTCTGTTGGGAGATTTATCGAGGATGTGATTGGTGAGAATTCGGGGTTTAAGTAG
- the LOC137741981 gene encoding UDP-glycosyltransferase 71K2-like — MKKVELVFIPAPGAGHLVSTLQFAKRLIGRDDRISITILAIQSYFPTTLSSYTKSIAASEPRIRIIDVPQPQDGPPQEMYKSPAKFFSLYIESHVPSVKKIITKLVPSSANSSDSIRVAALVVDFFCVSMIDMAKELNIPSYLFMTSNAGYLAFMLHLLILHEKNQIAVEESDPEWSIPGIVHPVPPRVLPVALTDDGGSTYIKLASRLRETRGIIVNTFVELETHAITLFSNDDGIPPVYPVGPVIDLDDGQAHSNLDQAQRDKIIKWLDDQPQKSVVFLCFGSMGSFRVEQVKEIALGLEQSGQRFLWSLRMPSPKGRVPSDCSNLEEVLPDGFLERTNGKKGLVCGWAPQVEILAHSATGGFLSHCGWNSILESLWHGVPIATWPMYAEQQLNAFRMVREFGMALEMRLDYKRGSADVVGADEIERAVVGVMEKDSEVRKKVEKMGKMARKAVKGGGSSFASVGRFIEDVIGEN, encoded by the exons ATGAAGAAAGTGGAATTAGTGTTCATCCCAGCACCAGGAGCAGGCCACCTTGTATCAACGCTCCAATTCGCAAAGCGTTTGATCGGTCGCGACGACAGAATTTCGATCACCATTCTTGCCATCCAGTCATACTTCCCAACCACTCTAAGTTCATACACAAAATCGATTGCAGCCTCAGAACCCCGAATCCGAATCATTGATGTCCCACAACCTCAAGATGGACCTCCGCAAGAGATGTACAAGTCACCAGCAAAGTTCTTCTCTCTTTATATTGAGAGTCACGTCCCAAGTGTCAAGAAAATCATCACCAAACTCGTCCCCTCTAGTGCTAATAGTTCAGATTCGATTCGTGTTGCTGCTTTGGTAGTTGATTTCTTCTGTGTGTCCATGATTGATATGGCCAAGGAACTCAATATTCCTTCTTATCTTTTCATGACAAGCAACGCAGGATATCTAGCTTTCATGCTCCACCTTCTAATTCTTCATGAAAAAAACCAGATTGCTGTCGAAGAATCCGATCCCGAATGGTCAATCCCAG GTATTGTCCACCCGGTCCCCCCTAGAGTTTTGCCGGTGGCTTTGACAGATGATGGCGGCTCCACTTACATCAAGTTGGCTTCAAGATTGAGAGAGACTAGAGGCATTATAGTAAACACATTTGTGGAGTTAGAGACACACGCTATCACATTGTTTTCCAATGATGACGGAATCCCTCCGGTGTACCCAGTTGGGCCAGTGATCGACTTGGATGACGGTCAGGCACATTCCAATCTAGACCAGGCACAGCGCGACAAGATCATCAAATGGCTTGATGACCAGCCTCAGAAATCTGttgtgtttttgtgttttggtagCATGGGAAGCTTTAGGGTAGAGCAAGTGAAGGAAATAGCCTTAGGGCTTGAACAGAGCGGGCAGAGGTTTTTATGGTCCCTGCGCATGCCGTCACCCAAAGGCAGAGTCCCAAGTGATTGCTCAAATCTTGAAGAAGTTTTGCCAGATGGGTTCTTGGAGAGGACCAATGGGAAGAAAGGGTTGGTATGTGGGTGGGCCCCACAGGTGGAGATCCTGGCCCACAGTGCGACCGGAGGGTTTTTGTCGCACTGCGGGTGGAACTCGATCTTGGAGAGCTTGTGGCATGGCGTCCCTATTGCGACGTGGCCCATGTATGCAGAGCAGCAGCTCAATGCTTTTAGGATGGTGAGGGAGTTTGGGATGGCGTTGGAGATGAGGCTGGATTACAAGAGGGGCAGCGCTGACGTGGTGGGGGCGGACGAGATTGAGAGGGCTGTGGTTGGTGTGATGGAGAAGGATAGTGAGGTGAGGAAGAAGGTGGAAAAGATGGGAAAGATGGCTAGAAAAGCTGTGAAGGGTGGAGGATCTTCATTTGCTTCTGTTGGGAGATTTATTGAGGATGTGATTGGtgagaattag